A single Pseudomonas sp. HN11 DNA region contains:
- a CDS encoding alpha/beta hydrolase, translated as MYPISPQLAAFVAETESFASDDSSLVGLRTGYDRMCCAFTPTQPEGLQVEDFTLAGVRVRSYLPTVPTPPDGWPCLLYMHGGGWVVGGLDSHDFICFELASALQVLVIAIDYRLAPEYPFPAAYEDCRAVWQAIQAGQGLHAINLQRLVVIGDSAGGNLAAALCLGLRDHRQPLPRAQVLIYPGLGGPSDLPSRRDCMDAPLLSSADTDYYLALYLQGSGKPSPYAMPLLAADFSGLPKAFIAVAQFDPLRDDGMLYAERLQAAGVAAVLYPGKGLVHGCLRARRQVPEVDRLYDYLLDYLWSEGLTQV; from the coding sequence ATGTACCCGATTTCTCCTCAGCTCGCCGCCTTCGTCGCCGAGACCGAATCCTTCGCCAGCGACGACTCGTCGCTGGTTGGGCTGCGCACAGGCTATGACCGCATGTGCTGTGCATTCACCCCGACGCAACCCGAAGGCTTGCAGGTCGAGGACTTCACCCTGGCGGGCGTGCGTGTGCGCAGTTATCTGCCCACCGTGCCTACTCCTCCTGATGGCTGGCCATGCCTTCTATATATGCACGGCGGCGGTTGGGTGGTGGGCGGGCTGGATTCCCACGACTTCATCTGCTTTGAACTGGCCAGCGCCCTGCAGGTGCTGGTGATCGCTATCGATTATCGCTTGGCGCCTGAGTATCCGTTTCCTGCCGCCTATGAAGATTGCCGCGCCGTGTGGCAAGCGATCCAGGCAGGGCAGGGGCTTCATGCGATCAATCTGCAGCGTCTGGTGGTGATTGGCGACAGCGCCGGCGGCAACCTGGCGGCGGCATTGTGCCTGGGGTTGCGTGACCACCGGCAGCCACTGCCTCGGGCCCAGGTATTGATCTATCCGGGGTTGGGCGGTCCTTCCGACTTGCCGTCTCGGCGTGACTGCATGGACGCGCCGTTGCTCAGCAGCGCCGACACCGACTACTACCTGGCGCTGTACCTGCAGGGCAGCGGCAAACCGTCGCCCTACGCCATGCCGCTGCTGGCCGCAGACTTCAGCGGTTTACCCAAGGCATTCATCGCCGTGGCCCAGTTCGACCCATTGCGCGACGACGGCATGCTCTACGCCGAACGCCTGCAAGCGGCAGGCGTGGCCGCTGTGCTGTATCCCGGCAAAGGCCTGGTGCACGGCTGCCTGCGGGCGCGGCGGCAGGTGCCGGAAGTGGACCGGCTCTACGACTACCTGCTGGATTACCTGTGGAGCGAAGGGCTGACACAGGTCTAA